A stretch of DNA from Pyxicephalus adspersus chromosome 5, UCB_Pads_2.0, whole genome shotgun sequence:
GAActtaaaatgtttctgaaaagaCCAAAACATGACATTAGAAGAggaaacacaaggagaacctaaCCCACAGTGTATAGGATAGACACATTGACTAGAAGGGTGAAAAACACCAGTGAATATCTGCCATTGTCAATGCAGATAATTCCATCAGGCCTTAAATATAAACGTTTGATGTGGGCTAATATACAAATGGCCAGGATCTCTATAAATCTGCGAATAGTAAAGTGTAAGCACATGAAACCCTACACTAACCTCAAAACCCTTCCACAAAATAACCCAAAAGCCACCATTTAGGGGTCTACAGATGAAGAACCAGTCATTGCTATTACcaacatgtggacctggaagattctccacctgagATGAAAGTCCCCTGGAAGTAGTAAGATTTGGGGGGTATTTATCTCTACATGGCGAGCATGATGAATGGACTTACCTGCTGTTCTTCCTCTGGTACCACTTCAGCCCATTCTTCTGTCCCTCGCAATTTACTGTATGTGTTCAGCAGAACTTCAACTGTACGTGGAGAAGAATAGCAATAGCGTAGAACCTGAAACACGACCAAGGCGTCAGTTCTAATCCCAGAGCAGAAGATACAATCCCAGGAGAAGGTTGGACCTCACTTAGGAATTAGGGAAAGGACGTTTGCTTGGTCCAAGTGAcgtttttatggtatttttactttacgtCTGGTTTGGTTGCAACTCATGTCTATTCAGGTTTGGTCCAGTCTAGTCTTTTGTGTATGGTACAGTCCAGAATAGTTTCTTGGGTCTGGTTAGGATTCTATCTGGAATATCCGGGTTTCCAGTTTGTATATTTCCccagtgtttgaacttgatggactcaaCCCATGTGACAATGGTCCTGTCCAGACAAATCCTACAAAAAGTTATGTTCTACTTGCAGACTCCTTGGTATGTGTTTGAGTACAGGTCATTGAAGATAAGGTTTAGTATTGGGTTTGTCTGTAGAATGGGTATCAGGGTTATATGGCTATACagtgatatgtttatttattataatatatacatagcgctgtacaaatcTTCCACAGAAAGGAGAAAGAAGCTCAAATCTAGCTGTGTCCCCCACAAACAAGAAGATAAGACTCAATCTGTCTGTCCCAGGCTACAGAGCAATGTCTGTGGGCACAGCCGGTATATGGGTGACATATAAACCCCACAAAGGACCTTTCCAGGTCACAACTGATTCAGTACCAGGTCTGGTACAGCCGTCTATTTTCTTGGGCCATTCTCTATGGTATATTACAAATGAGTCCAATCTCTTGGGTGTGGTACGGTCCAGTATCTCTGTTATGTTACACACCAATCTAGTTCGGTCTGATGCAGATCAGTGTAGTCTCGTGTGTATGGTACAATCTCTTCCAGTCCTTCCAGTCACTCCATTATGTTACAAGCCAATCTGGTCTCTCTGAGACATAGAGAATCTCTTGGCTCTGGTACCGTCCAGCccagtcattttaaaatgttaccgACAAGTCTACTTTATTAGTTCTGAGTCCAGTTTTATCTTTCAGGTCCGGTCTGGTACAGTCCAATCTAATTATACTGGACTTTTCGTGTCCAATAGAGAATTGGGGCCTTGTGTAGGCGATACCCAATGTTTCATGAACGTTCCCTAATAAACAAGCTtaccaataataaatgtaataaatctacCTTGACATTCCATGATCACTTGGCTTATCATGATGGACTTTCTTCTACCAGAAACAGAACATACAATACGATACAATAATTCAATCCCTGTTACAGATTAGAAGTAATCTAAATGAAACCCCAGTGGCCCCTGACTAACAATAGGAGATATTAGGGATCCATCAGTTTATATTGCCTGTAAATGTCGGCAAAGTGGAGGCCTCCCACAACTTCATAGGGTAAGTAAATCCTTTATTCTGGTTACTTGTGTCTGTGTGTATCTTGTCATTCACTGGTGATATTTCAGAAAGCTTCAAAGGAATGTTCATGTCCATACGTTGCCATTTAGAATTTAGTAAAGTTTGATATGTTAGAAATACTGAaacattttccttcctttctctaATAACTATTCCAAGCTATGGtgttcccatatatatatatatatggtgtgtgTTCCCCCATCATTGTCTTTTGTAACCTCCAAATCCTTTCCATTATATGATAACTTACTTTGATAAGGGCGCCTGGCCACACCCGAATGGCCCCATGATTCAGCAGAGCCCGCACAATAAGTTCTGGATGGTTTTGAAGCTTGTATGAGGTCACTTGGAGTATGTTCTGCATGGCAGTGTTTCCACTATAGCTCATAGCATTGACCTCGGCCCCCTGCTCCAAAAGCAGCTCCACCACCTGAGGATTGGCAGTCTTACATGCCAGGTGTAGAGGACTTTGTTGGTCCTTGTCTCGGGTATGAATGTTGGCTCCGTTCTTTATGAGATGCTTGCACACCTGATAGTACCGGTCCAGTTCCTGGGGTGCCTGAGGATGGCTACAAGCCACACTCAATGGTGTCTCACCATTTATACTTCTCTTATCAACTGCGGCTCCATAACGCAAGTAAAGATCAACGTGTTCCAACAAAGCGTGTTGGGCTGCCACATGCAGCGGGGTGAACTCCTCTTCCTCCGTCTGCCTGTTAATATGGGCGCCATATTGTAGAAGCAGCTTGGCACAGCTGGTAGAAAGAAGACAAATGAGATCTGAGACTTCAGACATGATGGATCACAAGAAGTAatactgaaaagaaaacatttcattttaatctgCTGGGATTCCCTAATAGGAAAAACTATTCACTGTCCAAGTAAATGATTCCCACAAACATCTTATTTACTGCTAATGTGATGTAGCCAGGAAAGGAAGATTGGGCAAACTGTGGGACGTTTCTGTGTCGATGGATGTATGCTGGGAAATTCCTCCACTTAGCAGTGTGTTTAggaaatatatatctaatatttgtAAAGGGTACTGGAATCTTTTATTATCAAAATGCAAACGAGTGGGAATTCTGTCCGGGAAACACTGCGACTGTGATAAAATTAGATGGTTAGATTGGGCCATTGGGAAGCTCCACATTGGTTGGGTCCAACAAAGGTCCTACCGGGCTGACTGGTGGGGAAATTATTACTGGCATTGAGTTATCTAGTTCTATGTATAGTGAGAGGCAGGGAAAAGATTGAGGGGTACATGTCTGGGAAGTTCTGACCCTGCCTCACCATCTGGGGGTTCCTAGATCACAGCAAATGTTCTCATAACTAAGGGGCCAAAGAAAGAAGTAAACCTGTAAGTTGTAGAGGGACCATGGAAGACCATTGAAAAGACCTGACTAGTAAAGGACTTTATAGCAGCCCCGAAGCAATCCTATATGTTATAGCGAGATCATATAGGACCCCTAACCTCTGCTGGACACTATTGTTTctccccaaccccccccccccctgcacatGATGCCAGGGCATTCTTCCTCCACAGACACCAACGTTCTACACTTTACCTTTTGGTAGATAGATCTTACCGCTGCACTCTTTGTGCAATGCATTATCCTGGCTTACATAGCCCCCCCAttgtcctgacccctgcaccccaTACCTATGAACCATTCTTTGTACATataattttccattgttttattctGAGGTTTTCTTGAATTCTCTTTAAGGACgcttgttgcctggctgtcatcaTCACTTTGTCTGACCTACCACATGCCTTGGCAGAAATCGGGTATGTCAGCCAGGCAGTTAGCAATTTCAGCAAGAAGTCCGTAATATCACAGGCCAATGAGAAGAGAGAACAGCAGAATAACTTGTTATATGGAGGTATTTTAATCCTGAAATctccacccctctccatagattgTACTATAATGTGTTTGTATTAGAGGATAGGGACACATTGGGCCCTTGTAGAGCTTTAGAAATCAGATCTGTTATGGTAATAATATCCTCACCATCCACCTATAACAAATAACACAAACTGGCCACCATGGCTTACCGGAAGGACTCGGGCGTCTTGCAGCAATGGAGAGGCAAAATACCATCTTGGGATTCCACATTGGGATTGGCACCGTATCTCAGCAGTAGCCTCACACATTCATTATGGCCACCTTGGCATGCTCCATGTAGGGCGCTCTCTCCACCGGGAGAAAAGTCAACGTCGGCCCCCTTCTTGAGAAGTAGCTGGAGGCAATCAGAATAGCCACGGTTGGCTGTAACATAGAGAGGGCAGGTGAATTCCTCTTCATAGGTCAAAGACCAGATTCCTGAAAGAGAGAAGATAGTTGGGTCACCAGACAGCCGATATGAGGGCTACCCACAATATTCTACTGACGTACTCAGGGCCGTAGTGTTGTAACGATAGTTCCTCCATTCCTCCACATCACTTGTATCAAAGACAGAATTGGGGTGAATGGATTCATCTGGAGTTTCCAGCACTTTATAGATAGTGGCCATGTCCCCTGAGAGAAGTGACAACCAGAATTCCAAGGTTGACCCCTCTGCCTTTCGAGTCACAATCACCCTGGACATATTCCACTAAAGATGGGACAGGAAATGGGTCAAGTCAGGCATTGCACAGTCCAATGTGAACAAAATCATTAGGATGAAAAAGTCTAGAATCAGATTGTAATCTGTATAACATAGGAGGTTCTGAGTCCAGTATATAACATAGGAGGTTCTGGGTCCAGTATATAACATAGGAGGTTCTGGGTCCAGTATATAACATGGGGGGTTCTGAGTCTGTACATAACATAGGAGGATCTGAGTCTGTACATAACACGGGACGCATGGAGTATGTACATAACACGGGACGCATGGAGTATGTACATAACACAGAATGTCGGCCATGTGTTGTGTGGTTACCGTGCTCCAATGGTCACTTTCCTGCTTGTCCCCGGCCGCTGTACTCTGAGCCTGTGTCGGGCCCATTTCAGGAcgtctatatataaataatgcgTCATGTCTGCTATTTCCATGCCAGGACAGAAATATCCAGCAATGGCTGCACAGACTTCCAGATGGACAGTAATGAGCAATGGCCGCCCTATTATCAGTCCCACAAATATTACATCCCAGAATCAGCAGGAGGAATATTTGCCTTTGCTTCCACCTATTGCACCCTTTGGGGCCCATCGCCTCCTTTATCACATATAATGCCCTCCATGTGCACAGCTCATGGAAATGTCAGGGTAAAGTTTCACCGGGATCCATATGGACAAGTGCTCAGGGGTTTTCCTAAAGTTCTTTgagctttctgattggctgaaagaggaaatacatttcctgtcctggtaCGCCTCTGCAAGTGTTTggattattgaaaaatgttttttttggggtttttatttggttatttggTTGATTGGAagatttttattgggtttttaatGATAATATGATAGTGAAAGATACTcacaatatgtaaaaacataagaAAGGGGATAAGGGGGGTACTAGCGCCTTCGGGGGGGGGAGACATGATACAAAAACAATCGCACATTAAAACCTCCAAATAATAAGAAAACACATACATCAGTAACTGGAATCAGGAATATGTTCAATATATTTGGACTCCCTCAACCAATAAATATGTGCAGGATGCCGGTTACTCTACCTGTGGGGGGGATGGGGGATTCCGATCGCCCACCAGTAAACGTTCTCCGTTCTGCGTTTCCCAGCATTAAAGAGATTACTTGGTCATTTCATGAATCAAAGAACTCGTTTTCAGAAATCTACAATACGACAACAATTCCACAAACGGTGAATCAGAAAGGAATGGACTGCTCCACATTTTGGACAAAAGGACCCGGGACCCCTCAAATTATTGGGGTCTTGCAGTTGGAAAACTTTATGTAACAGCTTTGATCACAAATGTCCTTGCTGTAAGATAACCGTGCTGTATTACCAAGTCCTATATTGTGTCCTGATAGCCGGGGTACACACCATGATGATAACTTACCTTGGGAGGTTTGTCAGGGCCAATGGTCCATCATGTGACATAACTAAGCCCAGAGAGAAATCTGGATTACTAATTCTAGGTAGGTTTCTAGAAACTTCTTGCCGTGTGATCACCAAACGATTGTGTTTTCGGTGGCCTGGTAAATTGGTGACCTTACGGCTTCTCCATTGTAAAATTAGAGGATCTGCCAACCAATCGATAGCATGTAAGAGAGAGGGGTATGTCCCGAAAACTAACCCCACCGTCTTCCTTCTGGAAATACAGAAGCATATTCCTTGCCAGAGTTTTATGTTTGGCCATATAACAGTTTAACAAAAGACATCTTAATTAGATGGCACCTACAGGACAGAGGCGCTTCTCCAGACATTCACATCTCTCAATATAATCATTTAGGTGATAAATAGAGGAGGAATGTTTGCCTATTTCAATACCCCGGTAAGTAATAGAAGTCGGATCTATAGTGCCTACGTCGGCATTCATCAATGGCAAAATGAATCTTTATGACACTTTATGCCGTAAGTAAAGTCTCCATATTGGCGATATCGGTAGGGGGCTTTGATGTAAATAACGAGATATCGTCAGCAAAATATGCTGCTGGAGCCTCCTTATCATCCATGTTAAGGCCACGAAATACAAGAACCAATAGTGAGAACCAATGGTTCCAAGGCTAGATAGAATAATAGGGGTTATAACAATATAATAGGCTGAGATATTAACCCCGGGGTATTTATTGGAGCCATAGGAGAGCTGTACATATTACTTAGCAGAGGGTAGAATTGGCCGATGTGTTGTAGTACTCAGAATAGACAATGTTAGCATTGCTTGTTCCAAATGTTTGTCACTGCTGACCTCCCTCATATAAACCCAACCTGAGATGCGGAGATAAATTAAGGTAAAAGGAGACCAATCTGTCTGCcattatttttgttaaaaggaTTCTATCTACGTTATTTAATGGGATTGGTTGATACATTATTTGGGAGTTTTTATATACGCTTCCCTAGCAGTAGGAGATATTCACTTGTCCCCCACATAGGGTTGTATACACTATGTAGCATCTTGTAGAAATCCGCCATTACTTGTCGGGGCCAGCCACCTTCCTATTTCATAGATTGGATTTCCAGCATGGAGGTGAGGTGGTATTTAGCATGTCCACCTGGGTTCTTTTTCATTTAGGCAACTTGATAAATAGAATGTTGCCTCTGCATCAATAATGGTTTGTTTGGTAATCAATTTCTGATAGATGTGAAGTTAATCAAGTTAATCTCCTCTGCATGAAAATTAagtcatccccccccccccaatatctTCCCTGGCTTATTGCCCAATCAATTTAATGAGATATCTGGCAACTTCATCTTAGACTGTTCATACCTCTAGGTAACCCTCAAAGTGTTTGTAGTTTAGTCATACAACAGGTAACTGACAACAGGTAACTGGTAAAGGTATCCATGTGACTGCAATGTATGTGCAGAGGAGAGGGGAGATTATACAGTACTGGGGAAGACCAGAACATGGACCTAAATGGTCCAATCCATGCCAAGTGCAAGGAAGTCAGAGCAGAAGAATGCTGCCAAATCATCCGTTCAAGGAAGGACCCCCAGCAGCAGGTGGTGAAGGGACCATAGCAGTGAGTGGCTGCAGTTC
This window harbors:
- the ASB10 gene encoding ankyrin repeat and SOCS box protein 10 isoform X3 produces the protein MSRVIVTRKAEGSTLEFWLSLLSGDMATIYKVLETPDESIHPNSVFDTSDVEEWRNYRYNTTALRIWSLTYEEEFTCPLYVTANRGYSDCLQLLLKKGADVDFSPGGESALHGACQGGHNECVRLLLRYGANPNVESQDGILPLHCCKTPESFRCAKLLLQYGAHINRQTEEEEFTPLHVAAQHALLEHVDLYLRYGAAVDKRSINGETPLSVACSHPQAPQELDRYYQVCKHLIKNGANIHTRDKDQQSPLHLACKTANPQVVELLLEQGAEVNAMSYSGNTAMQNILQVTSYKLQNHPELIVRALLNHGAIRVWPGALIKVLRYCYSSPRTVEVLLNTYSKLRGTEEWAEVVPEEEQQKHFKFFQSVFSLSHCPRSLQHLCRCALRSHLEGRMAQTLPKLPLPPPLLQFLQLHFEDILY
- the ASB10 gene encoding ankyrin repeat and SOCS box protein 10 isoform X4; this encodes MISAGGANRLWNMSRVIVTRKAEGSTLEFWLSLLSGDMATIYKVLETPDESIHPNSVFDTSDVEEWRNYRYNTTALTNRGYSDCLQLLLKKGADVDFSPGGESALHGACQGGHNECVRLLLRYGANPNVESQDGILPLHCCKTPESFRCAKLLLQYGAHINRQTEEEEFTPLHVAAQHALLEHVDLYLRYGAAVDKRSINGETPLSVACSHPQAPQELDRYYQVCKHLIKNGANIHTRDKDQQSPLHLACKTANPQVVELLLEQGAEVNAMSYSGNTAMQNILQVTSYKLQNHPELIVRALLNHGAIRVWPGALIKVLRYCYSSPRTVEVLLNTYSKLRGTEEWAEVVPEEEQQKHFKFFQSVFSLSHCPRSLQHLCRCALRSHLEGRMAQTLPKLPLPPPLLQFLQLHFEDILY
- the ASB10 gene encoding ankyrin repeat and SOCS box protein 10 isoform X2, whose amino-acid sequence is MISAGGANRLWNMSRVIVTRKAEGSTLEFWLSLLSGDMATIYKVLETPDESIHPNSVFDTSDVEEWRNYRYNTTALRIWSLTYEEEFTCPLYVTANRGYSDCLQLLLKKGADVDFSPGGESALHGACQGGHNECVRLLLRYGANPNVESQDGILPLHCCKTPESFRCAKLLLQYGAHINRQTEEEEFTPLHVAAQHALLEHVDLYLRYGAAVDKRSINGETPLSVACSHPQAPQELDRYYQVCKHLIKNGANIHTRDKDQQSPLHLACKTANPQVVELLLEQGAEVNAMSYSGNTAMQNILQVTSYKLQNHPELIVRALLNHGAIRVWPGALIKVLRYCYSSPRTVEVLLNTYSKLRGTEEWAEVVPEEEQQKHFKFFQSVFSLSHCPRSLQHLCRCALRSHLEGRMAQTLPKLPLPPPLLQFLQLHFEDILY
- the ASB10 gene encoding ankyrin repeat and SOCS box protein 10 isoform X1 codes for the protein MALSFPFSNGALRSLQLEAEELEKWEKRKKLRGVLRSSVNSHCSVKAPSQPPRVCTDPLFHQAIFTGDLVALQTYMEVETSANFLISTRSHDLRWRCQQAGIWSLTYEEEFTCPLYVTANRGYSDCLQLLLKKGADVDFSPGGESALHGACQGGHNECVRLLLRYGANPNVESQDGILPLHCCKTPESFRCAKLLLQYGAHINRQTEEEEFTPLHVAAQHALLEHVDLYLRYGAAVDKRSINGETPLSVACSHPQAPQELDRYYQVCKHLIKNGANIHTRDKDQQSPLHLACKTANPQVVELLLEQGAEVNAMSYSGNTAMQNILQVTSYKLQNHPELIVRALLNHGAIRVWPGALIKVLRYCYSSPRTVEVLLNTYSKLRGTEEWAEVVPEEEQQKHFKFFQSVFSLSHCPRSLQHLCRCALRSHLEGRMAQTLPKLPLPPPLLQFLQLHFEDILY